CCGTGGTGAACGAAACCGTCGATCCGACCTTTCGCTTCATGACGGTCGACTGGGACGGCCAGATCCGCATGGATCCGTCCTCACCCTACGCCATGCAGGGCTTGATTGAGCTCAAGGACCGATTCGATATCGCTTTTGCCTGCGATACCGACCATGACCGGCATGGCATCGTGACCCGCAACGCGGGCCTGATGCCGCCCAACCATTACCTGTCGGTCGCCATTTCCTACCTGTTCCAGCATCGGCCGAAATGGCGCAAGGATGCGGCGGTGGGCAAGACGGTGGTCAGTAGCCAGATGATCGATCGCGTCACGGCAAAGCTCGGCCGCAAGCTCTACGAGGTTCCGGTCGGCTTCAAGTGGTTCGTCGATGGCCTGCTCGATGGCTCGCTGGGCTTTGGCGGTGAAGAGAGCGCGGGTGCTTCTTTCAGCCGCCTGGATGGCAGCGTCTGGACGACGGATAAAGACGGCATTGTTCCGGCATTGTTATCGGCGGAGATAACCGCGCGCATGGGCCGCGATCCCGGTGAAATCTACCAGGAGCTGGCGCACGAATTTGGCGAACCGGTTTATGATCGTGTTGAGGCGCCAGCGACCCCGGAGCAAAAGCACAGGCTGGCTCAACTCTCACCTCAGCAGATAAAGTCTGCAGAACTGGCGGGTGAAAAGATTCTGAACATACTTACCCAGGCCCCTGGCAACGACGCAGCCATCGGTGGAGTGAAAGTGGTGACGAAGAGTGGCTGGTTTGCGGCGCGCCCATCCGGCACCGAAGACATCTACAAGATCTATGCCGAAAGCTTCCGTGGCGCGGACCATCTGCGCAGCCTGCTGGGTGAGGCGCAGGCCATCGTCGACCGCGCGCTGACGGAGCATTAAGGAATAACCATGTCAGACCAACTCGATCAGCTTTGCATCAACACCGTGAGGTTTCTGTCGGTAGACGCCGTGCAA
This genomic stretch from Sulfuricaulis sp. harbors:
- the pgm gene encoding phosphoglucomutase (alpha-D-glucose-1,6-bisphosphate-dependent), coding for MTISPLSGKPATPAMLVNVPRLITAYYSGRPDFSEPTQQVAFGTSGHRGSAFENSFNEGHVLAISQAICRYRQQQGIDGPLFLGIDTHALSEPALASALEVLAAHGVEVMLAEHDEYTPTPAVSHAILVYNRGRATGLADGIVITPSHNPPDSGGFKYNPPNGGPADTNVTDWIETQANALLEGNLLGVKRMPFEKALRAATTHRHDYLNAYVNDLDKVLDMVAIRGANISMGVDPLGGAGVHYWAAIAERYGLDLTVVNETVDPTFRFMTVDWDGQIRMDPSSPYAMQGLIELKDRFDIAFACDTDHDRHGIVTRNAGLMPPNHYLSVAISYLFQHRPKWRKDAAVGKTVVSSQMIDRVTAKLGRKLYEVPVGFKWFVDGLLDGSLGFGGEESAGASFSRLDGSVWTTDKDGIVPALLSAEITARMGRDPGEIYQELAHEFGEPVYDRVEAPATPEQKHRLAQLSPQQIKSAELAGEKILNILTQAPGNDAAIGGVKVVTKSGWFAARPSGTEDIYKIYAESFRGADHLRSLLGEAQAIVDRALTEH